A single window of Archangium gephyra DNA harbors:
- a CDS encoding SMI1/KNR4 family protein: MMDIRWENYVWKEPRPVASAEVERLEAMWQVSLPGEFKRVVAAHQGMAPEPCLFKVGRGANVFSVLLTVTRDADRASYSILDSYNLIRSHVPSGIYPFGKTPGGEYLCFDYRDSAQQPRIVLVTVEMSVLPVANSFQELLEGLHDD; encoded by the coding sequence ATGATGGATATCCGCTGGGAGAACTACGTCTGGAAGGAGCCACGTCCTGTTGCTTCCGCTGAGGTCGAGCGGCTCGAAGCCATGTGGCAGGTCTCGCTGCCTGGTGAGTTCAAGAGGGTTGTCGCGGCCCACCAGGGCATGGCTCCCGAGCCTTGTCTCTTCAAGGTGGGCAGAGGAGCCAATGTGTTCAGCGTCCTGTTGACGGTGACCCGGGACGCTGACCGCGCGAGCTACTCCATCCTGGATTCCTACAACCTCATCCGCTCCCATGTTCCTTCGGGGATCTATCCTTTCGGGAAGACGCCGGGCGGGGAGTACCTGTGCTTTGACTACAGGGATTCAGCCCAACAGCCCCGGATCGTCCTGGTGACGGTGGAGATGTCCGTCCTCCCCGTGGCCAACAGCTTCCAGGAGCTGCTGGAAGGGTTGCATGATGATTGA
- a CDS encoding glycosyltransferase family 4 protein, translating into MRVLLVGDYPPPHGGVAVHVQQLHGYLRERGVEAVVLDIGKGGRPAPDVIPVRTPTQYGKRLAGFLREGWTVHVHTSGNNPKSWMLAATAGVRARAPRVITLHSGLLPDYLAASVSRRAFARVALAGYSRVVAVSEAVREALARCGVPEDKLVVYPAFCGSQVRPGRVSPELEAARARRRPLLAMAHHPSPVYGRGLMFRALRRIADELPGVGLAVFGPGTRSEAFLQEAREHRVEALIEDLGELEHAQALALIARCDAFIRPTTHDGDAISVREALALGVPCVASDVCGRPHGTYTFRAGNPVDLAERVHHALEQGPAQVVSPDAGPVLLKLYGDLLQPTILGGGETHAAQ; encoded by the coding sequence ATGCGAGTGCTCCTCGTCGGAGATTATCCGCCGCCGCATGGTGGCGTGGCCGTGCACGTCCAGCAGCTCCACGGGTACCTGCGCGAGCGCGGGGTGGAGGCGGTGGTGCTGGACATCGGAAAGGGGGGACGGCCGGCTCCGGACGTCATCCCCGTCCGGACTCCCACCCAGTATGGCAAGCGGCTGGCGGGCTTCCTGCGCGAGGGGTGGACCGTCCATGTCCACACCAGCGGCAACAACCCGAAGTCGTGGATGCTCGCGGCCACCGCGGGGGTGAGGGCGCGTGCACCGCGCGTCATCACCCTGCACTCGGGGCTGCTGCCGGACTACCTGGCCGCCTCGGTGTCGCGGCGGGCCTTCGCACGCGTGGCCCTGGCCGGCTACTCGCGCGTGGTGGCCGTGTCCGAGGCCGTGCGCGAGGCGCTCGCGCGCTGCGGGGTCCCCGAGGACAAGCTCGTGGTGTACCCGGCCTTCTGCGGCTCGCAGGTGCGGCCGGGGAGGGTGAGCCCGGAGCTCGAAGCGGCCCGGGCCCGCCGCCGGCCCCTGCTGGCCATGGCGCACCACCCCTCGCCCGTCTATGGCCGCGGGCTGATGTTCCGCGCGCTGCGGAGGATCGCGGACGAGCTGCCCGGCGTGGGGCTCGCCGTCTTCGGGCCGGGGACGCGCTCGGAGGCCTTCCTGCAGGAGGCCCGCGAGCACCGGGTGGAGGCGCTCATCGAGGACCTGGGCGAGCTGGAGCACGCCCAGGCGCTGGCGCTGATCGCCCGCTGCGATGCCTTCATCCGGCCCACGACGCACGACGGGGATGCCATCTCCGTGCGCGAGGCGCTGGCGCTCGGCGTGCCGTGCGTGGCCAGCGACGTGTGCGGGCGTCCGCATGGGACGTACACCTTCCGGGCGGGCAACCCGGTGGATCTGGCCGAGCGGGTGCACCACGCGCTCGAGCAGGGGCCCGCGCAGGTGGTGTCACCGGATGCGGGACCGGTGCTGCTGAAGCTCTACGGCGATCTGCTGCAACCGACGATTCTGGGAGGAGGCGAGACACATGCGGCGCAGTGA
- a CDS encoding lipopolysaccharide biosynthesis protein: protein MSEKQAPAGAPASSFLGKAGPLVLARLLGAGLTFCIPFVLARVLGKEEYGTYFQLFLIATTLYYVLPFGVVQSLYYFLPRADEKRPWLGQTLLYMSGAGLVAGTLVWTLLGPVARQFNNPALLEFRAPLAAYTALLLGAFPLEISLTSQGRTKHSAFVYAASEVVRTAAMVLPCLWGFGLHGMMLAVAGFALVRFVAAWVVVPRGSGPLLRPGLWREQLVYAAPFGVAMAVAIPQQNAHLYMVAGAVAPALYAVYRVGCSQLPLVDLLYTPTSEVLMVRLGELEKHGRLEEGVVAFREAAGKLAFAFLPFAAFLFAAAPEFIGTFYTAEYLPAVPIFRVSVLGVVLAILPMDGVLRARGHTRSILYSYLLKAAVTVPLVWVGVKQFGLMGAVVSWALAEVVGKLSLLMRVPAALSTPEHSLRIRDVIPWRELSKASLAAGAAAAGVFLLRAGTVHAWGGLPEGFLWRALPLALAGLLFGLGYVGVLYATGVRPLSVLASLRARRAG, encoded by the coding sequence CAAGGAGGAGTACGGCACCTACTTCCAGCTCTTCCTGATCGCCACGACGCTCTACTACGTGCTGCCCTTCGGGGTGGTGCAGAGCCTCTACTACTTCCTGCCCCGCGCCGACGAGAAGCGGCCCTGGCTGGGCCAGACGCTCCTCTATATGTCCGGCGCGGGCCTGGTGGCCGGCACCCTGGTCTGGACGCTGCTGGGGCCCGTGGCGCGGCAGTTCAACAACCCCGCGCTGCTCGAGTTCCGCGCGCCGCTCGCGGCCTATACCGCGCTGCTGCTCGGCGCCTTTCCGCTGGAGATCTCCCTCACCAGCCAGGGCCGGACGAAGCACTCGGCCTTCGTGTACGCGGCCTCGGAGGTGGTGCGCACGGCCGCCATGGTGCTGCCGTGCCTGTGGGGCTTCGGCCTGCATGGGATGATGCTGGCGGTGGCGGGCTTCGCGCTCGTGCGCTTCGTGGCCGCGTGGGTGGTGGTGCCCCGGGGCAGCGGGCCCCTGCTGCGCCCCGGGTTGTGGCGCGAGCAGCTCGTCTACGCGGCGCCCTTCGGCGTGGCCATGGCGGTGGCCATTCCCCAGCAGAACGCCCACCTCTACATGGTGGCCGGCGCGGTGGCTCCGGCGCTCTACGCCGTCTACCGCGTGGGGTGCAGCCAGCTGCCGCTGGTGGATCTGCTCTACACGCCCACCAGCGAGGTCCTCATGGTGCGCCTGGGCGAGCTGGAGAAGCACGGGCGCCTGGAAGAGGGCGTGGTGGCCTTCCGCGAGGCCGCGGGCAAGCTGGCCTTCGCCTTCCTTCCCTTCGCCGCGTTCCTCTTCGCCGCGGCGCCCGAGTTCATCGGCACCTTCTATACGGCGGAGTACCTCCCGGCCGTGCCCATCTTCCGGGTGAGCGTGCTGGGCGTGGTGCTCGCCATCCTCCCCATGGACGGCGTGCTGCGCGCCCGGGGGCACACGCGCTCCATCCTCTATTCGTACCTGTTGAAGGCGGCGGTGACGGTGCCGCTCGTCTGGGTGGGCGTGAAGCAGTTCGGGTTGATGGGCGCCGTCGTGTCCTGGGCCCTGGCCGAGGTGGTGGGCAAGCTGTCCCTGCTCATGCGCGTGCCGGCGGCGCTGTCCACGCCCGAGCACTCCCTGCGCATCCGGGACGTCATCCCCTGGCGGGAGCTGAGCAAGGCCTCGCTCGCGGCCGGAGCCGCCGCCGCGGGGGTCTTCCTGCTGCGCGCCGGCACGGTGCACGCCTGGGGCGGTCTGCCCGAGGGCTTCCTGTGGAGGGCCCTGCCGCTCGCGCTGGCCGGTCTCCTGTTCGGTCTGGGATATGTGGGCGTCCTGTACGCCACGGGCGTGCGGCCGTTGAGCGTGCTCGCCAGCCTGCGCGCTCGCCGCGCGGGGTGA
- the exoP gene encoding spore coat polysaccharide biosynthesis glycosyltransferase ExoP translates to MRRSEELELARRALRGRDLVVFSNDWDGDPLSKVHIMRILSRDNRVLWVNSIGNRAPKANAHDAKRIWNKLAKFTEGIQEVEPNLFVLAPLAIPFYGSELVRAANRELLRAQVMRAMRQLHFKRPISWSFLPASAPVSGRLGEEFVVYHCVDEFSAFSDTNGKHIAEMEEQLLKRADLCITSADRLRENKVRVNPNTVLVRHGVDFNHFVKACDPATPIPEDIANLPGPIFGFFGLVADWVDLEAIAATARAHPEGSVVVIGKVAPDVDPAVLKAEKNIHLLGRKPYAALPGYCKAFDVALMPFKVNELTLNANPLKVREYLAAGVPVVSSDIPEVRKVGLCKLARDTEDFVRKVDECLAEGAGPSRERAERIRHESWEAKVEEIRGFVGEAMVKAGRGL, encoded by the coding sequence ATGCGGCGCAGTGAGGAATTGGAGCTGGCCCGCCGGGCGCTCCGTGGCAGGGATCTGGTGGTCTTCTCCAACGACTGGGATGGGGATCCGCTGTCCAAGGTCCACATCATGCGGATCCTCTCCCGGGACAACCGCGTGCTGTGGGTGAACAGCATCGGCAACCGGGCGCCCAAGGCCAATGCGCACGACGCGAAGCGCATCTGGAACAAGCTGGCGAAGTTCACCGAGGGCATCCAGGAGGTGGAGCCCAACCTCTTCGTGCTGGCCCCGCTGGCGATTCCCTTCTACGGCTCGGAGCTGGTGCGCGCCGCGAACCGGGAGCTGCTGCGCGCGCAGGTGATGCGGGCCATGCGCCAGCTGCACTTCAAGCGGCCCATCTCGTGGTCGTTCCTGCCGGCCTCGGCGCCGGTGTCCGGGCGGCTGGGCGAGGAGTTCGTCGTCTACCACTGCGTGGACGAGTTCTCCGCCTTCAGCGACACCAACGGCAAGCACATCGCCGAGATGGAGGAGCAGCTGCTGAAGCGGGCGGACCTGTGCATCACCTCGGCGGACCGGCTGAGGGAGAACAAGGTGCGGGTCAATCCGAACACGGTGCTGGTGCGCCACGGCGTGGACTTCAACCACTTCGTGAAGGCGTGTGATCCGGCGACGCCCATTCCCGAGGACATCGCGAACCTGCCCGGGCCGATCTTCGGCTTCTTCGGGCTGGTGGCGGACTGGGTGGACCTGGAGGCGATCGCCGCGACGGCGCGGGCGCACCCGGAGGGCTCGGTGGTGGTGATCGGCAAGGTGGCGCCGGACGTGGATCCGGCGGTGCTGAAGGCCGAGAAGAACATCCACCTGCTGGGGCGCAAGCCGTACGCGGCGCTGCCGGGCTACTGCAAGGCGTTCGACGTGGCGCTCATGCCCTTCAAGGTGAACGAGCTCACGCTGAATGCGAATCCGCTGAAGGTGCGCGAGTACCTGGCGGCGGGCGTGCCGGTGGTGTCCTCGGACATCCCCGAGGTGCGCAAGGTGGGCCTGTGCAAGCTGGCGCGGGACACCGAGGACTTCGTGCGCAAGGTGGACGAGTGCCTCGCCGAGGGCGCCGGCCCCAGCCGCGAGCGCGCCGAGCGCATCCGCCACGAGAGCTGGGAGGCCAAGGTGGAGGAGATCCGCGGCTTCGTCGGCGAGGCCATGGTGAAGGCCGGGCGCGGGTTGTAG
- a CDS encoding serine O-acetyltransferase, with protein MGIDAMSMYRLGRKLYLRGIPVLPAVLRKAIHYLHGSYIPAEAEIGEGTQLGYGGMGIVIHKDARIGRHCLISHQVTIGGRSGLKDLPVIGDYVRIGAGAKILGNVRIGDFAVIGANAVVVRDVASGAVVGGIPAREIRRDADPLAAYEREMGLRPPITRPEPVESEPPQASSAAQ; from the coding sequence ATGGGCATTGATGCGATGTCGATGTACCGGCTGGGACGCAAGCTGTACCTGCGGGGCATTCCCGTGTTGCCGGCCGTGCTGCGCAAGGCCATTCACTACCTGCATGGCTCGTACATCCCCGCGGAGGCGGAGATCGGCGAGGGCACGCAGCTGGGCTACGGCGGCATGGGCATCGTCATCCACAAGGACGCCCGGATCGGCCGCCACTGCCTCATCTCCCACCAGGTGACCATTGGTGGACGCTCGGGCCTGAAGGATCTGCCGGTGATCGGCGACTATGTGCGCATCGGTGCGGGCGCGAAGATCCTCGGCAACGTGCGGATCGGCGACTTCGCGGTGATCGGCGCCAATGCCGTGGTGGTGAGGGACGTGGCCTCCGGCGCGGTGGTGGGGGGCATCCCCGCCCGGGAGATCCGCCGGGACGCGGATCCGCTCGCCGCCTACGAACGGGAGATGGGGCTGCGCCCGCCGATCACCCGCCCCGAGCCGGTCGAGTCCGAGCCCCCGCAAGCGTCGTCCGCCGCGCAGTAG